From Clostridium sp. SY8519:
TTTCATCTGATTCGTCCTTTCCTCAATGGGCTGTTGTTCTATCTTTCTCCCACCGGTGCATGCAGCATTCTTTACGCGCAATTACCGTGTTTTTGCCGATTTCGACTTCGCATATTTGGTGCTGTATTTCTTTCCGCCGATTTTCGTGTTTGCCTTTACGGTTACTTTTACTTTTTTCCTGGATTTTGCTTTCAGCGTCAGCTTCGTGCTCTTGATGGTTTTATATTTCCATTTCTTTGCTTTGCCGACTTTATAAGCAACCGTATAACTCTTGGCGCCCTTCACTTTTTTAAAGGTTACTTTTACCGCTTTTTTCTTTCCCTTTACTTTCAGACCGCCGACTTTTCTGGCCTTGAACGCACGGGCTGCCTTCTTTTCCGCTGCTTTTTTCTTTGCTGCGGCTGCTTTCTTTGCTGCGGCTGCCTTCTTTGCCTCTTCCGCTTTCTTTGCTGCGGCTGCTTTTTCGATGGCGTCTTTCACGTGTGACACATAGATCTGCTGAACTTCCGAAATTTCTCCCAGTCCGTTGATCTGCGGCATCACGGCAAATCCTTTATTTATAAATCCGGTCTTCCAGGAATCCTCATCATCCCCAGCCATATCATTATTGGCATGGTCGCCGGCTACCACCATCAGCGGGCGAAGCACCACATTTTTATACTTCTTGTCGTCCTGTACTTTTTTGATTGTGTTTTCCAGAGACGTGGATTCCGGCTCTCCTTCTACCGTTCCTACAAACACGTTTTTGTATCCCAGGGAATCATATACCTGCTGCATTACTGTGTAAGTGGCTTTCGCCTCGTGGCTGGTGCCGTGCCCCATAAAGACAAAGGCCGTATCTTTTGCATCGCTGACAGACTGAAAACCTGCCGACTTTGCCGCTGCAGAAGCTATATTCTGTGCCACTGCCTTTCGGTCCGCGTCTGTATTCAGCAGCGGTTTGGCAATCGTCACTGTCATGGATCCTTTATTGTCCTTCACGTCATTCACCAGAAGATCATACTCGGTACCGCTCATCAGAGTCGTCGGCTGAATAATCACTTCTTTTACCCCGGCTTTCTTTGCCTGCTCCA
This genomic window contains:
- a CDS encoding sirohydrochlorin cobaltochelatase → MKFKKALTVILAASVMATSFGVPAMAAGQPVIDKEQKTEITAANVKKITGKIAAMTEQDGKKYINENNCPMLVAGLIGEIYIHPKKTPAEQKAQQVITEKMAKLAKYAYNQLSEEEKAAVPEIPEGYEYPGAGGADYFVSTGDASKDNPLNTAPTKDKEIIVASFGTSYTDSRIKTIGGIEKAITKAYPKYDVRRAFTSQVIINHILARDEEHINTIRESLEQAKKAGVKEVIIQPTTLMSGTEYDLLVNDVKDNKGSMTVTIAKPLLNTDADRKAVAQNIASAAAKSAGFQSVSDAKDTAFVFMGHGTSHEAKATYTVMQQVYDSLGYKNVFVGTVEGEPESTSLENTIKKVQDDKKYKNVVLRPLMVVAGDHANNDMAGDDEDSWKTGFINKGFAVMPQINGLGEISEVQQIYVSHVKDAIEKAAAAKKAEEAKKAAAAKKAAAAKKKAAEKKAARAFKARKVGGLKVKGKKKAVKVTFKKVKGAKSYTVAYKVGKAKKWKYKTIKSTKLTLKAKSRKKVKVTVKANTKIGGKKYSTKYAKSKSAKTR